In Kitasatospora sp. NA04385, a single genomic region encodes these proteins:
- a CDS encoding ParB N-terminal domain-containing protein translates to MLDDDDLHALAEDIKELGQIHPIVLDEHGRILDGRNRLAACEIAGVEPQFTTYDGTDAATYALSVNIRRRNLTKGQLAMIAAKAGSLSEQQGRSPSEQPVRSLSEQTGVSLGRIGQASTVLRHAPDLVELVISGAIGLTEAYKTARENKAQADSAESQLARLRAEDPELADKVVDGELTLPGAWAERKERAEEEVRRRKVATTFLCETVPPLAQARGTGTALLYDPQFMLTGRAITAEVIDQAIEALAEMAQAWREREAA, encoded by the coding sequence ATGCTCGACGACGACGATCTGCACGCGCTCGCCGAGGACATCAAGGAACTCGGCCAGATCCACCCGATCGTCCTCGACGAGCACGGCCGGATCCTCGACGGCCGAAACCGCCTCGCCGCGTGCGAGATCGCCGGAGTCGAGCCGCAGTTCACCACCTACGACGGCACCGACGCCGCCACCTACGCCCTGTCGGTCAACATCCGCCGCCGCAACCTGACCAAGGGCCAACTGGCCATGATCGCGGCGAAGGCCGGTTCACTTAGTGAACAGCAGGGCCGTTCACCGAGTGAACAGCCCGTCCGTTCACTGAGTGAACAGACCGGGGTCTCCCTCGGCCGTATCGGACAGGCGAGCACCGTCCTGCGCCACGCCCCCGACCTCGTCGAATTGGTGATCAGTGGTGCCATCGGCCTCACCGAGGCATACAAGACCGCCCGGGAAAACAAGGCGCAGGCGGACTCCGCCGAGTCCCAGCTCGCCCGGCTGCGGGCGGAGGACCCGGAGCTGGCCGACAAGGTCGTCGACGGGGAGCTGACGCTGCCCGGGGCGTGGGCGGAGCGCAAGGAACGCGCGGAGGAGGAAGTCCGCCGGCGCAAGGTCGCCACCACCTTCCTGTGCGAGACGGTCCCGCCGCTGGCCCAGGCCCGCGGCACCGGCACCGCCCTGCTCTACGACCCGCAGTTCATGCTCACCGGCCGGGCGATCACCGCCGAGGTCATCGACCAGGCCATCGAGGCCCTGGCCGAGATGGCCCAGGCGTGGCGTGAGCGTGAGGCCGCGTGA
- a CDS encoding type IV secretory system conjugative DNA transfer family protein has protein sequence MRNRTTTSASPLFTPARGNRAERRRARRDLAEARRQARLADQPVRRTAGEVDELDERPLYPATGRPGPASARGGKLKLPPHRMTTAVAAHAFPFLAEGGLGAGGVYLGRDVHSEASYLFDPFALYGRVEGFTNPNVVLAGVIGMGKSALAKSIATRSIAHGYKVYVPCDPKGEWTLVAKELGGRTISLGPGMSGRLNPLDAPPPPPGSDPDDWAAEVRKRRLLLLAALARTVLHRDLLPMEHTALDVALDEVVADAHRTGRVPLLGHIASMLGNAARLDDALGDPARRLGTAAEDLAHALRRLVQGDLANMFDAPSTVAFDPSAPMLSIDLSALGSAGDDTGLILAMTCASAWMEAALSDPRGGRRWVIYDEAWRLMRHLPLLERMQAQLKLARGLGIANLIVIHRLSDLLSAGDAGSRGRVLAEGLLSDCATRIIYRQEPDQLAATASLLGLTGVETEAIANCGRGRGLHKLAGRSFIVQHVLHPAERALFDTDARMGENPRGFTNPEALRAA, from the coding sequence TTGCGCAACCGCACCACCACCAGCGCCAGTCCCCTGTTCACCCCCGCCCGCGGCAACCGTGCCGAGCGCCGCCGCGCCCGCCGCGACCTCGCCGAGGCCCGCCGCCAGGCCCGCCTCGCCGACCAGCCGGTACGCCGCACCGCCGGAGAGGTCGACGAACTCGACGAACGCCCCCTCTACCCGGCCACCGGTAGGCCCGGCCCCGCCTCCGCCCGCGGCGGCAAGCTCAAGCTGCCCCCGCACCGCATGACCACCGCGGTGGCTGCCCATGCGTTCCCGTTCCTCGCCGAAGGCGGCCTCGGCGCGGGCGGCGTCTACCTCGGCCGCGATGTCCACTCCGAAGCGTCCTACCTCTTCGACCCCTTCGCGTTGTATGGCCGCGTCGAAGGCTTCACCAACCCGAACGTCGTGCTGGCCGGCGTGATCGGCATGGGCAAGTCGGCGCTCGCCAAGTCCATCGCGACCAGGTCGATCGCCCACGGCTACAAGGTCTACGTCCCCTGCGACCCGAAGGGCGAATGGACTCTCGTCGCAAAGGAGTTGGGCGGCCGGACGATCTCGCTCGGGCCCGGCATGAGCGGACGCCTCAACCCGCTCGACGCCCCGCCCCCGCCGCCGGGCTCCGACCCGGACGACTGGGCGGCCGAGGTCCGCAAGCGCCGACTGCTGCTGCTGGCCGCGCTGGCCCGCACCGTCCTGCACCGCGACCTGCTGCCGATGGAGCACACCGCGCTCGACGTCGCCCTCGACGAGGTCGTCGCCGACGCCCACCGCACCGGCCGCGTCCCCCTGCTGGGCCACATCGCCTCCATGCTCGGCAACGCTGCCCGCCTCGACGACGCACTCGGCGACCCGGCCCGCCGCCTGGGCACCGCCGCCGAGGACCTCGCCCACGCCCTGCGCCGCCTCGTCCAGGGCGACCTGGCCAACATGTTCGACGCCCCCTCCACGGTCGCCTTCGACCCGAGCGCGCCGATGCTGTCGATCGACCTGTCCGCCCTGGGCTCCGCGGGCGACGACACCGGCCTGATCCTCGCGATGACCTGCGCCTCCGCCTGGATGGAGGCCGCGCTCTCCGACCCGCGCGGTGGCCGCCGCTGGGTCATCTACGACGAGGCGTGGCGCCTGATGCGCCACCTGCCGCTGCTGGAGCGCATGCAGGCCCAGCTCAAGCTCGCCCGCGGCCTGGGCATCGCCAACCTCATCGTCATCCACCGCCTGTCCGACCTGCTGTCGGCCGGCGACGCCGGATCCCGCGGCCGAGTCCTCGCCGAGGGCCTGCTCTCCGACTGCGCCACCCGCATCATCTACCGGCAAGAGCCCGACCAACTCGCCGCCACCGCAAGCCTGCTGGGCCTAACAGGCGTGGAGACCGAGGCCATCGCCAACTGCGGCCGGGGCCGCGGACTCCACAAACTCGCCGGCCGCTCCTTCATCGTCCAGCACGTCCTGCACCCCGCCGAGCGCGCCCTGTTCGACACCGACGCCCGGATGGGCGAGAACCCCCGCGGGTTCACGAACCCCGAAGCCCTGCGGGCCGCGTGA
- a CDS encoding DUF6238 family protein: MTHDLPDRSDLLRFACAAIDVHHHTRLADGEAVSRTELDDLHAHTVALFGLLDTATTRTRPHAPAAAEHLHNARIRLWQVCEHLHDAYHDAPRVDGRRPTREACASRLPYGAPDLTICQRRAVTAARLRQITTPADLHAPAPGLLRR, encoded by the coding sequence TTGACCCACGACCTCCCCGACCGCTCGGACCTGCTGCGCTTCGCCTGCGCCGCGATCGACGTCCACCACCACACCCGCCTCGCCGACGGCGAGGCCGTCTCCCGCACCGAACTCGACGACCTCCACGCCCACACCGTCGCCCTGTTCGGCCTCCTGGACACCGCCACCACCCGCACCCGCCCCCACGCCCCCGCCGCCGCGGAGCACCTCCACAACGCGAGGATCCGCCTGTGGCAGGTCTGCGAGCACCTCCACGACGCCTACCACGACGCCCCCCGCGTCGACGGCCGCCGACCCACCCGCGAAGCCTGCGCCTCCCGACTGCCCTACGGAGCGCCCGACCTGACGATCTGCCAGCGCCGCGCCGTCACCGCCGCCCGGCTGCGCCAGATCACCACCCCCGCCGACCTGCACGCCCCCGCCCCCGGCCTCCTGCGCCGCTGA
- a CDS encoding SCO6880 family protein, translated as MTSEYPDTIRFPSRTRRGILLGLTLPQLAIAGTGGLLLLAVLMTMGVAAALAFTPLWALLGAAVLVRIRGRSVAEWVPIALRYQLRRTRGQLLWLARPSTRPRREGLLHLPGTAASLRAVTSPDGRLGAVHDQQQNTLTAVTRVSSRAFALLDPATQNANVSGWGRALAALSRSGQIARIQVIERTVPDSGDTLQRYWLEHGRPSTPVAGPIYEELLAAAGPSAAPHEAYIAVSLDLREARRLINQAGGGLAGAFAVLQQLTASLDQSVRGAGLAPGGWLTAGEIAAVVRTAYDPAVLGALERWSENGRPEADVAAAGPVVLVEEAESIRTDSAHHTVYWIEQWPRTETSAGFLHQLLYSSGVRRTLSITYAPQQLDAALKDVQRRKATIIADAAERVRRGQVDSETDTVEYADVKARELQLIAGHADVAMTGLLVVSADDPEQLSAACAQVETAAVAALIDLRRLTMQQAEAFTAALPLARL; from the coding sequence CTGACCAGCGAATACCCCGACACGATCCGATTCCCCTCCCGCACCCGCCGAGGCATCCTCCTCGGCCTGACCCTCCCGCAGCTCGCCATCGCCGGCACCGGCGGCCTGCTGCTGCTCGCCGTCCTGATGACCATGGGCGTCGCCGCCGCCCTGGCCTTCACCCCGCTGTGGGCCCTGCTCGGCGCCGCCGTCCTCGTCCGCATCCGCGGCCGCTCCGTCGCCGAGTGGGTGCCGATCGCCCTGCGCTACCAGCTGCGCCGCACCCGCGGCCAACTCCTTTGGCTGGCAAGGCCGTCCACCCGCCCCCGCCGTGAGGGGCTGCTGCACCTGCCCGGTACCGCGGCCTCCCTGCGCGCGGTCACCAGCCCCGACGGCCGCCTCGGCGCCGTCCACGACCAGCAACAGAACACCCTCACCGCCGTCACCCGCGTCTCCTCCCGCGCGTTCGCCCTCCTCGACCCCGCCACCCAGAACGCCAACGTCTCCGGCTGGGGCCGGGCCCTGGCCGCGCTCTCCCGCTCCGGGCAGATCGCCCGCATCCAGGTCATCGAGCGCACCGTCCCCGACTCCGGCGACACCCTGCAGCGCTACTGGCTGGAGCACGGCCGCCCCTCCACCCCCGTCGCCGGCCCCATCTACGAGGAACTCCTCGCCGCCGCCGGACCGAGCGCCGCCCCGCACGAGGCGTACATCGCCGTCTCCCTCGACCTGCGCGAGGCCCGCCGCCTGATCAACCAGGCCGGCGGCGGCCTAGCCGGAGCGTTCGCCGTCCTGCAGCAACTGACCGCCTCCCTCGACCAGTCGGTGCGCGGCGCGGGCCTGGCCCCGGGCGGCTGGCTGACCGCCGGAGAGATCGCCGCCGTCGTGCGCACCGCCTACGACCCGGCCGTCCTGGGCGCGCTGGAGCGCTGGAGCGAGAACGGCCGCCCGGAGGCCGACGTCGCCGCCGCCGGCCCCGTCGTCCTGGTCGAGGAGGCGGAGTCGATCCGCACCGACTCCGCGCACCACACCGTCTACTGGATCGAGCAGTGGCCCCGCACCGAGACCTCGGCCGGGTTCCTCCACCAACTGCTCTACAGCAGCGGCGTGCGCCGCACCCTGTCGATCACCTACGCCCCGCAGCAGCTCGACGCCGCCCTCAAGGACGTCCAGCGCCGGAAAGCCACGATCATCGCGGACGCCGCCGAGCGCGTGCGCCGCGGCCAGGTCGACTCCGAGACCGACACCGTCGAGTACGCCGACGTCAAGGCCCGCGAGCTGCAGCTGATCGCCGGCCACGCGGACGTCGCGATGACCGGCCTGCTCGTCGTCTCCGCCGACGACCCCGAGCAGCTCAGCGCCGCCTGCGCCCAGGTCGAAACCGCCGCCGTCGCCGCCCTGATCGACCTGCGCCGCCTGACGATGCAGCAGGCCGAGGCGTTCACCGCCGCCCTGCCCCTCGCCCGACTCTGA
- a CDS encoding conjugal transfer protein TrbL family protein yields MGFCDLPLAGALCDLTPGGVASGITTSIGNWIAQSAGDLAKSAVDMASRAVDQTTFVDLSAQWFRDTYSLILPIALTVIVCTFTLQLVRAAWRRDGQALGQAVTGTVSSVFFAMCAITFTSVAIAVVEALSRGLFTIANSSMDDAVRRLVKVSMITATTPLGWAIPALTALGCAVGAILYWGMMIFRKVSILVLVVLAPLAASGGPWEPTRDWRRRWVEATATVVVSKLVMTIIMLVGVSAIGESDTKDGLTALSDIIAGLVVMALVLCCPFMVYKFVHWAGDGQAHDLHRSTAAGLQTATAAAKKGGQMAMSAGAGGSGAAAGGAGAVGAGGAASPQGPSQVPGQSGAGGGSSADSVTSTLAKATPTSFRYGAPTRSGPGDGGVPLLTRSTPAPRSDGDQATPLLAYSGSSGSAPAAFPAGGSPAASPTGGAPAASPATKAASASGSPRISTPGSTGAPPAAGPSAAGPSPAGPSAAVPAAPVGGAASPAAAGPAFNPVIVPPAGRPSTPSPAGQRFRFPERPPSS; encoded by the coding sequence ATCGGGTTCTGCGACCTCCCCCTCGCCGGCGCGCTGTGCGACCTCACCCCCGGCGGCGTCGCCAGCGGCATCACCACCAGCATCGGCAACTGGATCGCCCAGTCGGCCGGCGACCTCGCCAAGTCCGCGGTCGACATGGCCAGTCGGGCCGTCGACCAGACCACCTTCGTCGACCTCTCCGCCCAGTGGTTCCGCGACACCTACTCGCTCATCCTTCCCATCGCGCTGACGGTGATCGTCTGCACGTTCACCCTGCAGCTCGTCAGGGCCGCTTGGCGCCGCGACGGACAGGCCCTCGGCCAGGCCGTCACCGGCACCGTCTCCTCGGTCTTCTTCGCGATGTGCGCGATCACCTTCACCTCCGTCGCCATCGCCGTGGTCGAGGCCCTCTCCCGGGGCCTGTTCACCATCGCCAACTCCAGCATGGACGACGCGGTGCGCCGCCTCGTCAAGGTCTCGATGATCACCGCGACCACCCCGCTCGGCTGGGCGATCCCCGCCCTGACAGCCCTGGGCTGCGCCGTCGGCGCGATCCTCTACTGGGGCATGATGATCTTCCGCAAGGTCAGCATCCTCGTCCTGGTCGTCCTCGCGCCGCTGGCCGCGTCGGGCGGCCCCTGGGAGCCGACACGCGACTGGAGACGCCGCTGGGTAGAGGCCACCGCCACCGTCGTCGTCTCGAAGCTCGTGATGACGATCATCATGCTGGTGGGCGTCTCCGCGATCGGCGAGAGCGACACCAAGGACGGCCTGACCGCGCTGAGCGACATCATCGCCGGCCTGGTCGTGATGGCCCTGGTCCTGTGCTGCCCGTTCATGGTCTACAAGTTCGTTCACTGGGCGGGCGACGGTCAGGCCCACGACCTGCACCGCTCCACCGCCGCGGGCCTGCAGACCGCCACCGCCGCCGCCAAGAAGGGCGGGCAGATGGCGATGAGCGCGGGCGCCGGAGGCTCGGGTGCCGCCGCAGGCGGTGCCGGAGCTGTCGGCGCGGGCGGTGCCGCCAGCCCGCAGGGCCCCTCCCAGGTACCCGGCCAGAGCGGCGCGGGCGGCGGGTCCTCGGCCGACAGCGTCACCAGCACCCTCGCCAAGGCGACCCCGACCAGCTTCCGCTACGGGGCACCCACCCGCTCCGGGCCGGGCGACGGCGGCGTCCCGCTGCTGACCCGCTCCACCCCCGCGCCGCGATCCGACGGCGACCAGGCCACACCCCTGCTGGCCTACAGCGGCTCCTCCGGCTCCGCCCCCGCGGCCTTCCCGGCAGGCGGATCCCCGGCCGCGTCCCCCACCGGCGGAGCCCCGGCCGCCTCCCCCGCGACGAAGGCGGCCAGCGCCTCCGGCTCGCCCCGGATCTCCACGCCCGGCTCCACCGGCGCACCCCCCGCGGCCGGACCCTCCGCCGCAGGGCCGTCCCCGGCCGGGCCTTCCGCCGCCGTGCCCGCCGCTCCCGTCGGCGGCGCCGCTTCGCCCGCAGCCGCCGGTCCGGCCTTCAACCCGGTCATCGTGCCGCCCGCAGGCCGCCCGTCCACCCCGTCCCCGGCCGGGCAGCGCTTCCGCTTCCCCGAGCGCCCGCCGTCCTCCTGA
- a CDS encoding DUF6112 family protein has translation MSILAEAITHLAYDPGVTPAEGGLPGLAVLKKVVSSINLFAIIATVGALAVAGVVWAWGHHTGSHGAEAKGKQGVLAAGGVALLLGAANGLVSFFSTLGTQVK, from the coding sequence TTGTCCATACTCGCTGAGGCGATCACCCACCTGGCCTACGACCCGGGCGTCACCCCGGCCGAAGGCGGTCTACCTGGCCTGGCGGTCTTGAAGAAGGTCGTCTCCTCGATCAACCTGTTCGCGATCATCGCCACGGTCGGCGCGCTCGCCGTCGCCGGCGTCGTGTGGGCCTGGGGCCACCACACGGGCAGCCACGGCGCCGAGGCGAAGGGCAAGCAGGGCGTCCTGGCCGCCGGCGGTGTCGCCCTGCTGCTGGGCGCCGCGAACGGCCTGGTGAGCTTCTTCAGCACCCTCGGGACGCAGGTCAAGTAA